One window from the genome of Myripristis murdjan chromosome 6, fMyrMur1.1, whole genome shotgun sequence encodes:
- the fkbp4 gene encoding peptidyl-prolyl cis-trans isomerase FKBP4, translating to MTMTAEEQTSEGQHSIPMEGEDITPKKDGGVLKLVKREGTGTELPMTGDKVFVHYVGTLLDGTPFDSSRDRGERFSFELGKGQVIKAWDLGVATMKVGELSQLICKPEYAYGSAGSPPKIPPNATLVFQVELFEFRGEDITDDEDGGIIRRIITKGEGYSKPNEGAAVEVTVEGTYEGRVFDQRELKFEIGDAESLCLPSGVEKAIMAMEQEEESLFTIKPKYGFGNAGNNKYNIPGGATLQYKIKLSAFEKAKESWEMNTPEKLEQSGIVKEKGTQYFKEGKYKQASVQYKKIVSWLEHESALSEEDEQKAKALRLAAHLNLAMCFLKLQEPNQALENCDKALELDESNEKALFRRGEALFGMKEFDRARDDFQRVIQLYPANKAAKSQVVLCQKHLKEQHEKDKRLYANMFQKFAERDAKKEAERMKTESKENGDEMEVENGAKE from the exons ATGACAAtgactgcagaggagcagaCGAGTGAAGGACAACACAGCATCCCCATGGAGGGAGAGGATATCACGCCGAAGAAAGATGGTGGTGTCTTAAAG ttggtgAAAAGGGAAGGCACAGGCACAGAGTTGCCTATGACCGGGGATAAAGTGTTTGTACATTATGTGGGCACCCTTCTGGATGGCACACCATTTGACTCAAgtagagacagaggagagaggtttTCTTTCGAGTTGGGCAAAG gTCAGGTGATAAAGGCATGGGACCTAGGTGTAGCCACAATGAAAGTGGGGGAGTTGAGCCAGCTCATATGCAAGCCAGAGTATGCTTACGGATCAGCAGGAAGCCCACCCAAAATACCCCCCAATGCCACTCTTGTTTTCCAG GTGGAGCTGTTTGAATTTAGAGGGGAGGATATaactgatgatgaagatggaggAATCATCCGTCGCATCATCACCAAAGGGGAGGGCTACTCCAAGCCCAAtgaaggagctgctgttgaAG tcaCTGTGGAGGGCACCTATGAAGGGCGAGTGTTTGACCAGAGAGAACTGAAGTTTGAGATTGGAGATGCTGAGAGTCTCTGCTTGCCATCTGGAGTGGAGAAAGCCATCATGGCCatggagcaggaagaggagtctCTCTTCACTATTAAGCCCAA GTATGGCTTTGGAAATGCAGGAAATAACAAGTACAACATTCCTGGTGGAGCGACACTCCAGTATAAAATCAAACTGTCAGCCTTTGAAAAG GCAAAGGAGTCATGGGAGATGAACACACCAGAGAAACTGGAACAGAGTGGCATTGTTAAGGAGAAGGGAACACAATACTTTAAG GAGGGAAAGTACAAGCAGGCGTCCGTGCAGTACAAGAAGATTGTATCGTGGCTGGAGCATGAATCTGCTTTGTCAGAAGAGGATGAGCAGAAAGCCAAAGCGTTGCGACTGGCCGCACATCTGAATCTGGCCATGTGCTTCCTTAAACTACAGGAGCCAAACCAAGCTCTGGAAAACTGTGACAAG GCTCTGGAGTTGGATGAGTCCAATGAGAAGGCTCTGTTCCGAAGGGGAGAGGCGCTGTTCGGCATGAAAGAGTTCGACAGGGCTAGAGATGACTTCCAGCGAGTCATTCAGCTTTATCCTGCCAACAAGGCAGCCAAGAGTCAG GTGGTTCTGTGTCAGAAACACCTCAAGGAGCAGCACGAGAAAGACAAGCGCCTCTACGCCAACATGTTCCAGAAGTTTGCAGAGAGGGATGCCAAG aaagaggcagagaggatgaagacagagagcaagGAGAATGGCGATGAGATGGAGGTTGAGAATGGAGCAAAGgagtaa